The Terriglobus tenax genome contains a region encoding:
- a CDS encoding alpha/beta fold hydrolase, giving the protein MLRTFGRIVGGLVLVMLVLGAVFYLRPLWVSDQLLRFKMWRQGVKNGYVTLEGHRIHYVEAGPANGKPLLLIHGLGSRIEDWAELIPRFAGAGYHVYAPDLLGYGRSEQPRDSDYSIGVEEQVVVQYMDAMQLRQPDVLGWSMGGWIAMRIAVDHPLRVRRLGVYDTAGLYFPVDFSFDSFTPKSVDQVADLLRVLEPVPAKLPDFVSRDVVRKAASSGWVTERSIHAMTIGRELMDFRLDGLKQPTLIVWGKQDHLIPLETGVRLQQLVPQARLEVVDGCGHLAPRECPVPVFEATKEFLASEPATAGGRREWPR; this is encoded by the coding sequence ATGTTGCGCACGTTCGGACGCATTGTTGGGGGGCTTGTGCTGGTGATGCTCGTTCTGGGCGCGGTGTTTTACCTGCGTCCGCTTTGGGTAAGCGACCAGTTGCTCCGCTTCAAGATGTGGCGGCAGGGCGTGAAGAACGGCTACGTCACGCTGGAGGGTCACCGCATTCATTATGTAGAAGCCGGCCCGGCGAACGGAAAGCCGCTCCTGTTGATTCATGGGCTGGGCAGCCGCATTGAGGACTGGGCGGAGCTGATTCCGCGCTTTGCCGGGGCGGGATACCACGTCTATGCGCCTGATCTTCTGGGATATGGCCGCTCTGAGCAGCCCAGGGACTCGGACTACTCGATCGGTGTTGAAGAACAGGTGGTGGTTCAGTACATGGACGCGATGCAGCTGCGGCAGCCGGATGTACTGGGCTGGTCGATGGGAGGCTGGATCGCCATGCGGATTGCGGTGGATCACCCGCTGCGCGTCCGCCGGCTAGGCGTCTACGACACGGCGGGGCTGTATTTCCCGGTCGACTTCTCCTTCGACAGCTTTACTCCGAAGAGTGTGGACCAGGTTGCGGATTTGCTGCGTGTGCTGGAGCCGGTCCCGGCGAAACTTCCGGACTTCGTCTCACGCGATGTGGTGCGTAAGGCGGCCAGCAGCGGCTGGGTCACGGAGCGGAGTATTCATGCCATGACCATCGGCCGGGAGCTGATGGACTTCCGCCTGGACGGGCTGAAGCAGCCCACGCTGATTGTGTGGGGTAAACAAGACCACCTGATTCCGCTGGAGACGGGCGTTCGGTTGCAGCAGCTGGTGCCGCAGGCGCGGCTTGAGGTGGTAGATGGATGTGGCCACCTGGCTCCGCGGGAGTGCCCGGTACCGGTGTTCGAGGCGACGAAGGAGTTTCTGGCCTCGGAGCCTGCGACGGCGGGCGGGCGGCGTGAGTGGCCCCGATAA
- a CDS encoding UbiX family flavin prenyltransferase yields the protein MSQVVSQERVIVLAITGASGAIFAREALRLLQTDTRVRRIHVLASDAALRVFAEELQLAGRSQLVEKLLGHPSEKVIHHTQDDIGASIASGSHLTHGMIVLPCSMGTLAGIANGMASNLIERAADVTLKERRPLILCVRETPFNRIHLRNMQLAAEAGATIYPVIPTFYNHPQSVEDIARNYVHRVLAHIGLPQPGAYEWKGEE from the coding sequence GTGAGCCAAGTCGTTTCACAAGAACGGGTTATCGTCCTTGCCATCACCGGGGCCAGCGGTGCGATCTTCGCACGCGAAGCCTTGCGCCTGTTGCAAACGGACACACGCGTGCGCCGCATTCACGTGCTGGCCTCAGACGCCGCGCTGCGTGTCTTCGCCGAAGAGCTGCAGCTTGCAGGACGCAGCCAGCTCGTCGAAAAGCTGCTCGGTCACCCGTCTGAGAAAGTCATTCATCACACGCAGGACGACATCGGCGCGTCGATCGCCAGCGGAAGCCATCTCACCCACGGCATGATCGTTCTGCCCTGCTCCATGGGAACCCTCGCCGGCATCGCCAACGGCATGGCCTCCAACCTGATTGAACGCGCCGCCGACGTAACCCTGAAGGAACGCCGCCCGCTCATCCTCTGCGTGCGCGAAACGCCTTTCAACCGCATCCACCTGCGCAACATGCAGCTCGCGGCCGAGGCCGGAGCGACCATCTACCCGGTCATCCCCACCTTCTACAACCATCCGCAAAGCGTCGAAGACATCGCACGCAACTATGTGCACCGCGTTCTGGCACACATCGGCCTGCCGCAGCCCGGCGCCTACGAGTGGAAGGGCGAGGAATAA
- a CDS encoding SCO family protein, which produces MRKISLLMLLAVAFVMAGCKKPEKLATTTKTFDVRGKVMETNPSRGEVTLDHEAIPGFMEAMIMPYKVKDPAVLSELHPGDRVTAKLFVEYDGEVYKNAKLDQIVVIAQGKPDYKPTMQFHAPTKGDAVPDFKLTNQDSKAIHLDEYKGRVLLITFVYTRCPLDDYCPKMSRNFAEIEKTLTGDKDAAAKTHLLSISFDPAFDSPKVLKSYGEIYTGKSAGRADFRHWEFAVPSQGDLTAMEQFFDLGVTSGDNKSLTHSLSTVVVDKSGRVADWYPGNDWTAAQVVARMKELAQAA; this is translated from the coding sequence GTGAGAAAGATTTCTTTGCTGATGCTGCTGGCCGTAGCGTTTGTGATGGCTGGATGCAAAAAACCGGAGAAGCTTGCCACCACGACGAAGACCTTCGACGTGCGGGGTAAGGTGATGGAAACCAACCCCTCTCGCGGCGAAGTGACGCTGGACCATGAAGCGATTCCCGGTTTCATGGAAGCGATGATCATGCCGTACAAGGTGAAAGATCCTGCGGTGCTGAGCGAACTGCACCCAGGGGACCGCGTTACGGCCAAACTGTTTGTGGAGTACGACGGAGAGGTTTACAAGAACGCCAAGCTGGACCAGATTGTGGTGATTGCACAGGGCAAACCGGATTACAAGCCCACGATGCAGTTCCACGCGCCCACCAAGGGTGATGCGGTTCCGGACTTCAAGCTGACCAACCAGGACAGCAAGGCGATCCACCTGGATGAGTACAAGGGCCGTGTGCTGCTGATCACGTTTGTGTACACGCGTTGCCCCCTGGATGACTATTGCCCGAAGATGAGCCGGAACTTCGCCGAGATTGAGAAGACGCTTACAGGGGACAAGGATGCTGCGGCGAAGACACACCTGCTGAGCATCAGCTTTGACCCGGCCTTCGATTCGCCGAAGGTTCTGAAGAGCTACGGCGAGATCTATACCGGCAAATCAGCGGGCAGGGCGGACTTCCGCCACTGGGAGTTTGCCGTGCCGTCGCAGGGTGATCTGACGGCGATGGAGCAGTTTTTCGACCTTGGTGTGACCTCCGGAGACAATAAATCGCTCACTCATTCGTTATCCACGGTAGTAGTGGACAAAAGCGGACGTGTGGCGGACTGGTATCCGGGCAACGACTGGACCGCGGCACAGGTTGTGGCGCGCATGAAAGAACTGGCCCAGGCGGCCTGA
- a CDS encoding VTT domain-containing protein codes for MPIAIEFFVQYAYVILFTWVLLEQLGIPIPTTPVLLTVGTLSAAHKLHASIALAGVVAACLLADSLWWWLGRRFGGKVVKLVCRLSLEASACVKKTEGYFGKRGGVTLLFAKFVPGLNTLAPPVAGQTGMPYPKFLLMDGLGALGWGSAYIFAGRFFGDIVKKNAELFHLLGKFAGVLFVLLVIGFFVQKLWRQRKFLLSVREMRLDARELKEMIEHAVEEGTQAPYIVDLRHPLDYLPDPRVLPGAVRILPAELERQHDQIPRDRDIVLYCTCPSEETSAKVALKLHKFGIYRVRPLKGGFDGWKEAGYPLEEYAEPESPSTTPKLAVSA; via the coding sequence ATGCCAATCGCCATCGAGTTCTTCGTGCAGTATGCGTACGTGATCCTGTTCACGTGGGTGCTGCTGGAGCAACTTGGCATCCCCATTCCGACCACACCGGTGCTGCTGACGGTGGGCACTTTGTCCGCGGCGCACAAGCTGCATGCGTCCATTGCGTTGGCGGGAGTGGTGGCGGCGTGCCTTCTGGCGGACTCGCTGTGGTGGTGGCTGGGGCGCCGTTTCGGCGGCAAGGTGGTAAAGCTGGTGTGCCGGCTGAGCCTGGAAGCCAGCGCCTGCGTGAAGAAGACCGAGGGCTACTTTGGCAAGCGTGGCGGTGTAACGCTGCTGTTCGCCAAGTTTGTGCCGGGGCTGAATACGCTGGCTCCGCCGGTTGCCGGACAGACGGGCATGCCCTACCCGAAGTTCTTGCTGATGGACGGCCTGGGTGCGCTGGGCTGGGGAAGCGCGTATATCTTTGCCGGCCGGTTTTTCGGCGACATCGTCAAGAAGAATGCCGAGCTGTTCCACCTGCTGGGTAAGTTTGCGGGTGTCCTGTTTGTGCTGCTGGTGATCGGGTTCTTCGTGCAGAAGCTCTGGCGTCAGCGGAAGTTCCTGCTCAGTGTGCGTGAGATGCGTCTGGATGCCCGCGAGTTGAAGGAAATGATTGAGCATGCGGTCGAGGAAGGCACGCAGGCACCGTATATCGTCGACCTGCGGCACCCGCTGGACTACCTGCCTGACCCGCGCGTCCTGCCTGGAGCCGTACGGATTCTGCCGGCGGAACTGGAGCGGCAGCATGACCAGATTCCGCGTGACCGCGATATTGTGCTGTACTGCACCTGCCCCAGCGAAGAGACCAGCGCAAAGGTGGCGCTGAAGCTGCACAAGTTCGGGATCTACCGCGTACGGCCGCTGAAGGGCGGCTTCGATGGGTGGAAAGAGGCCGGATATCCGCTGGAAGAGTACGCGGAGCCGGAGTCGCCTTCCACCACGCCGAAGCTTGCGGTGAGCGCCTGA
- a CDS encoding ABC transporter ATP-binding protein, producing the protein MSSFGGPRMRAADAPVRGHKAGAGGDKKPKPPLKKVLPQVMELFRPRLGLVTLGFLLMIVNRVCGLVLPASSRYLIDNVMYKGQVDLLPKIIGIVAAATIVQGITTYALTQLLSTEGQKLIAELRARVQRHIGKLPVDFYDKNRTGTLVARIMSDVEGVRNLVGTGLVEFVGGMLTAVIAFIVLVRLSPRMTLLTFAILLVFATILMRAFKTIRPIFRERGRISAEVTGRLTESLGGVRVVKGYHAEASEAGVFAQGVQRLLNNVLSSLRAQSLMTLSSTVVLGVVGGLVMYLGGREHTAGRLSVGGYVEYTMFLTFMIAPMVSLVSIGTQLTEAAAGLDRTNEVLAELEEDAIGVRKVSMGTIDGDVVFDHVSFAYDEGKTVLHDLSFEAKPGTSTALVGSSGSGKSTIISLVCAFHTAQKGRVLVDGIDLAEVQLGSYRSQLGVVLQDSFLFDGTIRENVKFSRPEDTEEQFLHACRIARVDEFAERFEEGYDTVVGERGVKLSGGQRQRLSIARAILADPRILILDEATSSLDSESEALIQEGLNYLMRGRTTFVIAHRLSTIRKADQILVIEQGKIVERGDHDTLLAQNGRYHELYTRQHGLEMNMFLAPGEGDVVEEEAKA; encoded by the coding sequence ATGTCCTCATTTGGAGGCCCGCGGATGCGCGCGGCCGATGCGCCGGTACGCGGACATAAGGCAGGTGCCGGCGGCGACAAGAAGCCGAAGCCACCTCTGAAGAAGGTGCTTCCGCAGGTAATGGAGCTTTTCCGGCCGCGACTAGGGCTGGTGACGCTCGGTTTTCTGCTGATGATCGTCAACCGTGTCTGCGGTCTGGTTCTGCCTGCCTCCTCGCGTTACCTGATCGACAACGTGATGTACAAGGGGCAGGTGGACCTGCTGCCGAAGATTATCGGCATTGTGGCCGCGGCGACGATTGTGCAGGGCATTACGACCTATGCGCTGACGCAGCTGCTCTCCACCGAAGGCCAGAAGCTGATTGCTGAGCTGCGCGCGCGCGTGCAGCGGCATATCGGCAAGCTGCCGGTGGACTTCTATGACAAGAACCGCACGGGCACGCTGGTGGCTCGCATCATGAGCGATGTGGAAGGTGTCCGCAACCTGGTGGGCACGGGCCTGGTGGAATTTGTGGGCGGCATGCTGACGGCGGTGATTGCGTTCATCGTGCTGGTGCGGCTGAGCCCGCGGATGACGCTGCTGACCTTTGCCATTCTGCTGGTCTTTGCGACGATCCTGATGCGCGCCTTCAAAACGATCCGGCCGATCTTCCGCGAGCGCGGACGCATCTCGGCCGAGGTAACGGGACGCCTGACGGAGTCGCTGGGCGGTGTGCGCGTGGTGAAGGGCTACCACGCCGAGGCAAGCGAGGCCGGCGTGTTTGCGCAGGGCGTGCAGCGGCTGTTGAACAACGTGCTGAGCTCGTTGCGGGCACAGTCGCTGATGACGCTGTCGTCGACCGTGGTGCTGGGCGTGGTCGGAGGCCTAGTGATGTACCTGGGCGGACGTGAACACACGGCGGGACGGTTGAGTGTTGGCGGCTACGTGGAATACACCATGTTCCTGACCTTCATGATCGCTCCGATGGTCTCGCTGGTGTCGATTGGAACGCAGTTGACCGAAGCAGCCGCTGGCCTTGACCGCACGAACGAAGTGCTGGCGGAGCTGGAGGAAGATGCGATCGGTGTGCGGAAGGTCTCAATGGGAACGATCGACGGCGATGTGGTCTTTGACCATGTGAGCTTCGCCTATGACGAAGGCAAAACTGTTCTGCACGACCTGAGCTTTGAGGCAAAGCCGGGTACGTCAACAGCGCTTGTGGGGTCTTCGGGTTCCGGCAAGTCGACCATCATCAGCCTGGTGTGCGCCTTCCATACGGCTCAAAAAGGACGTGTGCTGGTTGACGGGATTGATCTGGCAGAGGTGCAGCTGGGAAGCTACCGCTCGCAGCTTGGCGTGGTGCTGCAGGACTCGTTCCTGTTTGATGGGACCATTCGTGAGAACGTGAAGTTCTCACGGCCTGAAGACACCGAGGAGCAGTTCCTGCATGCCTGCCGCATTGCACGTGTGGATGAATTTGCCGAGCGCTTTGAAGAAGGCTACGACACCGTGGTGGGCGAGCGCGGCGTGAAGCTGAGCGGCGGCCAGAGGCAGCGGCTGTCGATTGCGCGTGCGATTCTTGCGGACCCGCGCATCCTGATTCTGGATGAGGCGACCAGTTCGCTGGACTCCGAGAGCGAGGCACTGATCCAGGAGGGGCTGAATTACCTGATGCGTGGGCGTACGACCTTTGTGATTGCGCACCGCTTGTCGACGATCCGCAAAGCCGACCAGATCCTGGTCATTGAGCAGGGAAAGATTGTGGAGCGCGGCGATCACGACACGCTGCTGGCGCAGAACGGTCGTTACCACGAACTGTACACACGGCAGCATGGGTTGGAGATGAACATGTTCCTTGCGCCGGGTGAAGGAGATGTGGTGGAAGAGGAAGCCAAAGCGTAG
- a CDS encoding UbiD family decarboxylase produces MAFQDLREWIKALEKAGELVRVREEVDPILEMAEIADRAVKSDGPALLFENVKGYPGSRVLMNQFGSEKRMLMALGVASLDDVANRITTLLQPPMPGGLMDKLKMLPKLAEVGSFFPKVISKKDAACKEVIHRENFNVLDFPVLKTWPQDGGRFITLPLVTTKDPKNGKRNLGMYRMQVYDGQTTGMHWQRQKNAAEHVRETLRAAAGSSTEAVNVMALTQGGTAAAADISSVPQQVLTKIRGSRMEVAVAIGSDPATTFAAIVPAPPEAEEYLISGFLRQQPLELVKCETVDLDVPAHAEIVLEGYVDLTELRSEGPFGDHTGFYTMKDDYPVFHITCITHRKDPVYAATIVGKPPMEDAWMGKAVERIFLPLMKLTCPEIVDVNLPPEGVFHNLMIVSIKKSYAGQARKVMNAIWSMGQAMFTKIVIVVDEDCDVQDIGEVTLRVTNNIDPERDIQFTMGPLDSLDHASRLPNYGSKMGIDATRKWAAEGFTREWPEMLEMPAEVKSRVDGICRKLGFN; encoded by the coding sequence GTGGCGTTTCAGGACTTGCGGGAATGGATCAAGGCGTTGGAGAAGGCAGGGGAGCTGGTGCGCGTGCGCGAGGAGGTCGACCCCATTCTGGAGATGGCCGAGATCGCCGACCGCGCCGTAAAGAGCGACGGACCGGCCCTGCTATTTGAGAACGTGAAAGGCTATCCCGGGTCGCGCGTGCTGATGAACCAGTTTGGCTCGGAGAAGCGCATGCTGATGGCGCTGGGTGTTGCGTCGCTGGACGACGTGGCCAACCGCATTACCACGCTGCTGCAGCCGCCCATGCCCGGCGGGCTGATGGACAAGCTGAAGATGCTGCCGAAGTTGGCCGAGGTGGGCAGCTTCTTCCCGAAGGTGATTTCGAAGAAGGACGCGGCGTGCAAGGAAGTGATCCACCGGGAGAACTTCAACGTGCTGGATTTTCCCGTGCTGAAGACCTGGCCGCAGGATGGCGGGCGGTTCATCACGCTGCCCCTGGTGACGACCAAAGACCCGAAGAACGGCAAGCGCAACCTGGGCATGTACCGTATGCAGGTGTATGACGGGCAGACGACCGGCATGCACTGGCAGCGGCAGAAGAACGCCGCCGAGCATGTCCGCGAGACGCTGCGCGCGGCTGCCGGTTCCAGCACCGAGGCCGTGAATGTGATGGCGCTGACGCAGGGCGGAACGGCTGCTGCTGCGGATATCAGCTCGGTCCCGCAGCAGGTGCTCACCAAAATTCGCGGCAGCCGCATGGAGGTAGCTGTGGCCATCGGGTCAGATCCGGCGACGACCTTTGCGGCGATTGTTCCGGCGCCCCCAGAGGCCGAGGAATACCTGATCTCCGGTTTCCTGCGGCAGCAGCCGCTGGAGCTGGTGAAGTGCGAGACGGTGGACCTGGATGTTCCCGCCCACGCGGAGATTGTCCTGGAAGGCTATGTCGACCTGACGGAACTGCGCAGTGAAGGTCCTTTCGGGGACCACACCGGCTTCTACACCATGAAGGACGACTATCCGGTCTTTCACATTACGTGCATCACGCATCGCAAGGACCCCGTGTATGCTGCAACCATCGTGGGCAAGCCGCCGATGGAAGATGCATGGATGGGCAAGGCGGTTGAGCGCATCTTCCTGCCACTGATGAAACTGACTTGTCCGGAGATTGTGGACGTGAACCTTCCGCCCGAGGGCGTCTTCCATAACCTGATGATCGTGTCGATCAAGAAGAGCTACGCCGGGCAGGCGCGCAAGGTGATGAACGCCATCTGGTCGATGGGGCAGGCGATGTTCACCAAGATTGTGATTGTGGTGGACGAGGACTGCGATGTGCAGGATATTGGCGAGGTGACGCTGCGGGTCACCAACAACATTGACCCGGAGCGCGATATTCAGTTCACGATGGGACCGCTGGACTCGCTGGACCACGCGTCGCGTTTGCCGAACTATGGCAGCAAGATGGGCATTGATGCGACGCGCAAGTGGGCCGCGGAAGGCTTTACGCGCGAATGGCCGGAGATGCTGGAGATGCCGGCCGAGGTGAAGTCGCGGGTGGATGGAATCTGCCGCAAGCTGGGGTTCAACTAA
- a CDS encoding GNAT family N-acetyltransferase: protein MLLKPARHDDIESLCAIESLYPQFITVQPPAEHLAALQNPNFAYLVARGDEGEVAGYVILTGLQSPHHNVELRRIAVRNPSQRLGRPVLREAIALAFTQYGAHRLWLDVAEENTRAQSLYRSLGFQQEGILREAHFHNGSYASLVLMSMLAREYKEQIAP, encoded by the coding sequence ATGCTCTTGAAACCTGCCCGGCATGATGACATCGAATCTCTCTGCGCCATTGAATCGTTGTATCCACAGTTCATCACAGTGCAGCCTCCGGCTGAGCACCTGGCGGCTCTCCAGAACCCGAACTTCGCCTACCTGGTCGCACGCGGCGATGAAGGAGAAGTGGCCGGCTACGTCATCCTCACCGGCCTGCAATCGCCACACCACAACGTCGAACTGCGCCGCATCGCCGTCCGCAACCCCAGCCAGCGTCTTGGCCGCCCCGTGCTGCGGGAGGCAATCGCATTGGCCTTCACGCAGTACGGTGCGCACCGCCTGTGGCTCGATGTCGCCGAAGAAAACACCCGAGCGCAGTCGCTCTACCGCTCACTTGGCTTTCAGCAGGAAGGCATTCTGCGGGAGGCCCACTTTCACAACGGCAGCTATGCTTCCCTCGTCCTGATGTCGATGCTTGCCCGCGAGTACAAGGAACAAATCGCTCCGTAG
- a CDS encoding MFS transporter, with the protein MRSPAPAPSLPLLSFGFLLTGLGTALLGPILPLLAAQHQLSDASVGLLPLAQFLGATVGGSTVLARPQRSFAIGSLAAGLGLGLFAVAPALPLMLAVLFAGAWGIGQMIASSNVIAGARYTRNRASALTLLNFLFSAGALLSPLLASWLTPHLPLRQVLLGFAALFAVAAALLLTGLNSSSGEETASAASEPPAQPLAFSLFLFFALLLALYGAFETSLNVWLTTYMLRYGGRSLAASQAVTSAFWIALTCARPLSSAALLRIRDYRLQRASLLLLTFSTAALFFLHSAAGITAVAILIGFFLGPVFPVTFALILAHRPSPRQAGIILACSGLGAALLPWLMGIVSRQTGSLRTAFALPLAAALGLLLLSLCLKRTEG; encoded by the coding sequence GTGCGCTCCCCCGCCCCGGCACCGTCCCTTCCCCTGCTCTCCTTCGGATTCCTGCTGACCGGCCTTGGCACCGCTCTTCTCGGCCCCATCCTGCCCCTGCTCGCGGCACAGCACCAGCTTTCTGACGCCTCCGTCGGTCTGCTTCCCCTGGCCCAGTTTCTGGGAGCCACCGTCGGCGGAAGCACCGTGCTCGCCCGCCCCCAACGCAGCTTCGCCATCGGATCGCTGGCCGCCGGCCTCGGCCTTGGCCTCTTCGCCGTCGCCCCCGCACTTCCCCTCATGCTGGCCGTACTCTTCGCCGGAGCCTGGGGCATCGGCCAGATGATCGCCTCCTCCAACGTCATCGCCGGAGCGCGTTACACCCGCAACCGTGCCTCGGCGCTCACCCTGCTGAACTTCCTGTTCAGCGCCGGAGCCCTGCTCTCCCCACTGCTCGCCTCCTGGCTGACACCGCACCTGCCCCTGCGCCAGGTGCTGCTCGGCTTCGCCGCTCTGTTCGCCGTGGCCGCTGCCCTGCTGCTGACCGGGCTCAACTCTTCCTCTGGAGAGGAAACCGCAAGCGCGGCAAGTGAGCCACCGGCACAGCCGCTCGCGTTCTCCCTTTTTCTCTTCTTTGCTCTTTTGCTGGCTCTCTACGGAGCTTTCGAGACCAGTCTCAACGTCTGGCTCACCACCTACATGCTCCGCTATGGAGGCCGCTCCCTGGCCGCCAGCCAGGCCGTGACCTCGGCCTTCTGGATCGCTCTGACCTGCGCCCGCCCGCTCTCCTCCGCTGCACTTCTGCGCATACGGGACTACCGTCTGCAGCGTGCCTCGTTGCTGCTGCTCACGTTCAGTACAGCGGCGCTTTTCTTCCTCCACAGCGCGGCAGGCATCACCGCCGTCGCCATCCTGATCGGCTTTTTCCTTGGCCCGGTCTTCCCGGTCACCTTCGCGCTCATCCTGGCGCACAGGCCCTCGCCGCGGCAGGCGGGCATCATCCTGGCCTGCTCCGGCCTTGGAGCAGCCCTGCTTCCCTGGCTGATGGGCATCGTCTCGCGACAGACCGGTTCTCTGCGCACAGCTTTTGCCCTGCCGCTCGCCGCCGCCCTTGGCCTGCTTCTACTCTCTCTCTGCCTCAAGAGGACGGAGGGGTAG
- a CDS encoding Dps family protein, which yields MAVAMKKVGSKDLITPHWHEKAREIQKYGSVVQDLPIGLDADVREEMCAKLNQLLADSITLRDLYKKHHWQVAGPTFNQLHLLFDKHFEEQVDIVDAIAERIQLLGGVSLAMGVDVAEVSRIQRPPRGREEVPVQIGRLLEAHRIIIEDCHKLAEAADKAGDDGTNDLAVSDVLRPNELQSWFLSQHLVQMPLIVAE from the coding sequence ATGGCTGTCGCAATGAAGAAAGTCGGAAGCAAGGACCTGATTACTCCGCATTGGCATGAAAAGGCCCGGGAGATCCAGAAGTACGGCTCAGTCGTACAGGATCTCCCGATTGGTCTTGATGCGGACGTCCGCGAGGAGATGTGCGCGAAGCTGAACCAGCTTCTGGCCGACTCGATTACCCTGCGCGACCTGTACAAGAAGCACCACTGGCAAGTAGCCGGACCGACCTTCAACCAGCTCCATCTGCTGTTTGACAAGCATTTTGAGGAGCAGGTCGACATCGTGGACGCGATCGCTGAGCGGATTCAACTGCTGGGCGGCGTCTCCCTGGCGATGGGAGTGGATGTGGCTGAGGTGTCGCGGATTCAGCGCCCGCCGCGTGGCCGCGAGGAAGTGCCGGTGCAGATCGGCCGCCTGCTGGAGGCGCACCGCATCATTATCGAGGACTGCCACAAGCTGGCCGAAGCCGCCGACAAGGCGGGGGATGACGGCACCAACGACCTGGCGGTGAGCGATGTGCTTCGCCCCAACGAACTGCAGAGCTGGTTCCTCAGCCAGCATCTGGTCCAGATGCCGCTGATTGTTGCTGAGTAA
- a CDS encoding energy transducer TonB: MLESALIESTGRIRTTRRYTAIASVGLQILIGAGCIVYPLIYPEALPKSATKLLSIEPPMMTRAPQIVTQQQAVSSRPTPMVDNALHVPPTIPTNINETPDPTPPGTVIAGSGLNMSGPTGPSVIGSVLSNIGSTPAVVTVIPRPKPIVQRVSEGVTRGLLLKPITPLYPAIARAAGVQGNVVVSAVISKSGSVESLQVVSGPEMLRNAALEAIRAARYQPYLLNGEPTEVQTTITIHFTMGS; encoded by the coding sequence ATGCTTGAATCCGCCCTCATCGAGTCCACCGGACGCATTCGCACCACCCGCCGCTACACCGCCATCGCCTCCGTCGGCCTGCAGATCCTCATCGGCGCAGGCTGCATCGTTTACCCGCTCATCTATCCGGAAGCGCTACCAAAGTCAGCCACAAAGTTACTCTCCATTGAGCCACCGATGATGACCAGGGCGCCGCAGATCGTCACACAGCAGCAAGCTGTCAGCAGCCGCCCCACGCCGATGGTGGACAACGCGCTTCACGTGCCTCCAACCATTCCGACCAACATCAACGAGACACCTGACCCAACACCTCCAGGTACAGTCATTGCGGGTTCCGGCCTAAATATGAGCGGTCCCACCGGCCCCAGCGTCATCGGTTCGGTGCTCTCTAACATCGGCTCAACGCCTGCCGTTGTGACCGTCATCCCCAGGCCCAAACCCATCGTGCAGCGAGTCTCGGAAGGCGTCACGCGCGGTCTCCTCCTCAAGCCCATCACGCCGCTCTATCCGGCCATTGCGCGGGCCGCGGGCGTACAAGGAAATGTCGTGGTCTCGGCGGTGATCTCGAAGTCAGGCTCGGTCGAGAGCCTGCAGGTAGTCAGCGGTCCGGAGATGTTGCGCAATGCCGCACTTGAGGCGATCCGGGCCGCGCGCTACCAGCCCTACCTGCTCAACGGCGAACCCACCGAAGTGCAGACCACCATCACCATCCACTTCACCATGGGAAGCTAA